From the genome of Lotus japonicus ecotype B-129 chromosome 6, LjGifu_v1.2, one region includes:
- the LOC130723106 gene encoding YTH domain-containing protein ECT4 isoform X1, producing MNLHVSIKGCISSDLTSPMDSSRRFSAGFAGVQESEAMPYYSSVSTSFDAQNEAVNGTVFAKHDPRSSGSVKPNSLKSTHRKGSLTSTSSKTVTDTKRDITILNKAPPLYPNFTAATPPRTYHQMGKVSSFSNPKHHFFPPTNYRPNTSTNYRSNGGVSSVNDRFLLSDKFQSGESEMSMEMTRGPRGQYNNVQLQPPAVNDELAVMLRRDQYNLPDFQTEYETAKFYLIKSFNEDDIHKSVKYDVWTSTPNGNKKLNAAFHDAEAQFSQTGTMCPVFLFFSVNASRQFVGVAEMLGPVDFKKDMKFWKLDKYNGFFPIKWHIIKDVPNNKFVHIILQNNDNRPVTFSRDTQEIGLKEGLEMLSIFKSYSAKTSLLDDFDFYENREKLFRSQKSTKHTSPKPQVYNSGNYHVYNNGNYHNTVEAREKKIEMQSSDGTKQFNLIKLTKNLSLSPSETQLSEKQLHGFRYGKIAR from the exons ATGAATTTGCAT GTTTCAATAAAAGGTTGTATCTCATCTGATTTGACATCACCAATGGACTCTTCTAGAAGATTTTCTGCTGGGTTTGCAG GTGTGCAGGAATCCGAAGCCATGCCTTATTATTCATCAGTCTCAACTTCGTTTGATGCGCAAAATGAAGCTGTGAATGGTACTGTGTTTGCAAAACATGATCCGAGATCGTCTGGTTCAGTGAAGCCAAATAGCTTAAAGTCTACACATAGAAAGGGCAGTTTAACCAGCACATCATCCAAGACTGTCACTGATACAAAAAGAGATATCACAATTCTGAATAAG GCTCCTCCTTTGTATCCTAATTTTACAGCAGCAACTCCTCCAAGGACCTACCACCAAATGGGAAAAGTTTCATCTTTTTCTAACCCAAAACATCATTTCTTTCCCCCAACTAACTACAGGCCTAACACATCTACTAACTATAGATCAAATGGGGGAGTGTCTAGTGTAAATGATAGATTTTTGTTAAGTGACAAATTTCAGAGTGGAGAATCTGAAATGTCAATGGAAATGACTCGAGGTCCTCGGGGTCAGTACAACAATGTTCAGCTACAACCTCCGGCTGTTAATGATGAGCTTGCGGTCATGCTGCGTAGAGATCAGTATAACCTTCCAGATTTCCAAACTGAATATGAAACTGCTAAGttttatctgattaaatctTTCAATGAAGATGACATTCATAAGTCCGTTAAATATGATGTTTGGACAAGCACTCCCAATGGCAATAAGAAGTTGAATGCAGCATTCCATGATGCAGAAGCTCAATTCAGTCAGACAGGCACTATGTGTCCtgtctttctcttcttctcg GTCAATGCTAGCAGGCAGTTTGTTGGAGTAGCTGAGATGCTAGGGCCTGTGGACTTCAAAAAAGACATGAAGTTTTGGAAACTTGACAAATACAACGGGTTCTTCCCAATTAAGTGGCATATAATTAAAGATGTTCCCAACAACAAGTTTGTGCACATAATCCTTCAAAACAATGACAACAGACCTGTAACTTTCAGCAGGGACACACAAGAG ATTGGTCTGAAGGAGGGTCTGGAGATGCTGAGTATTTTTAAAAGTTATTCAGCTAAGACATCTCTATTGGATGATTTTGATTTCTATGAGAATCGTGAGAAATTATTTCGTTCGCAAAAGAGTACTAAGCATACAAGCCCAAAGCCCCAAGTATACAACAGtggcaattaccatgtatacaACAATGGCAATTACCAT AACACAGTTGAGGCAAGGGAGAAGAAAATAGAGATGCAATCAAGTGATGGCACCAAGCAATTTAATCTCATCAAACTTACAAAGAACCTTTCTCTCAGTCCATCTGAAACACAACTATCTGAGAAACAACTACATGGCTTTAGATATGGCAAGATTGCTAGGTGA
- the LOC130723106 gene encoding YTH domain-containing protein ECT4 isoform X2 produces MDSSRRFSAGFAGVQESEAMPYYSSVSTSFDAQNEAVNGTVFAKHDPRSSGSVKPNSLKSTHRKGSLTSTSSKTVTDTKRDITILNKAPPLYPNFTAATPPRTYHQMGKVSSFSNPKHHFFPPTNYRPNTSTNYRSNGGVSSVNDRFLLSDKFQSGESEMSMEMTRGPRGQYNNVQLQPPAVNDELAVMLRRDQYNLPDFQTEYETAKFYLIKSFNEDDIHKSVKYDVWTSTPNGNKKLNAAFHDAEAQFSQTGTMCPVFLFFSVNASRQFVGVAEMLGPVDFKKDMKFWKLDKYNGFFPIKWHIIKDVPNNKFVHIILQNNDNRPVTFSRDTQEIGLKEGLEMLSIFKSYSAKTSLLDDFDFYENREKLFRSQKSTKHTSPKPQVYNSGNYHVYNNGNYHNTVEAREKKIEMQSSDGTKQFNLIKLTKNLSLSPSETQLSEKQLHGFRYGKIAR; encoded by the exons ATGGACTCTTCTAGAAGATTTTCTGCTGGGTTTGCAG GTGTGCAGGAATCCGAAGCCATGCCTTATTATTCATCAGTCTCAACTTCGTTTGATGCGCAAAATGAAGCTGTGAATGGTACTGTGTTTGCAAAACATGATCCGAGATCGTCTGGTTCAGTGAAGCCAAATAGCTTAAAGTCTACACATAGAAAGGGCAGTTTAACCAGCACATCATCCAAGACTGTCACTGATACAAAAAGAGATATCACAATTCTGAATAAG GCTCCTCCTTTGTATCCTAATTTTACAGCAGCAACTCCTCCAAGGACCTACCACCAAATGGGAAAAGTTTCATCTTTTTCTAACCCAAAACATCATTTCTTTCCCCCAACTAACTACAGGCCTAACACATCTACTAACTATAGATCAAATGGGGGAGTGTCTAGTGTAAATGATAGATTTTTGTTAAGTGACAAATTTCAGAGTGGAGAATCTGAAATGTCAATGGAAATGACTCGAGGTCCTCGGGGTCAGTACAACAATGTTCAGCTACAACCTCCGGCTGTTAATGATGAGCTTGCGGTCATGCTGCGTAGAGATCAGTATAACCTTCCAGATTTCCAAACTGAATATGAAACTGCTAAGttttatctgattaaatctTTCAATGAAGATGACATTCATAAGTCCGTTAAATATGATGTTTGGACAAGCACTCCCAATGGCAATAAGAAGTTGAATGCAGCATTCCATGATGCAGAAGCTCAATTCAGTCAGACAGGCACTATGTGTCCtgtctttctcttcttctcg GTCAATGCTAGCAGGCAGTTTGTTGGAGTAGCTGAGATGCTAGGGCCTGTGGACTTCAAAAAAGACATGAAGTTTTGGAAACTTGACAAATACAACGGGTTCTTCCCAATTAAGTGGCATATAATTAAAGATGTTCCCAACAACAAGTTTGTGCACATAATCCTTCAAAACAATGACAACAGACCTGTAACTTTCAGCAGGGACACACAAGAG ATTGGTCTGAAGGAGGGTCTGGAGATGCTGAGTATTTTTAAAAGTTATTCAGCTAAGACATCTCTATTGGATGATTTTGATTTCTATGAGAATCGTGAGAAATTATTTCGTTCGCAAAAGAGTACTAAGCATACAAGCCCAAAGCCCCAAGTATACAACAGtggcaattaccatgtatacaACAATGGCAATTACCAT AACACAGTTGAGGCAAGGGAGAAGAAAATAGAGATGCAATCAAGTGATGGCACCAAGCAATTTAATCTCATCAAACTTACAAAGAACCTTTCTCTCAGTCCATCTGAAACACAACTATCTGAGAAACAACTACATGGCTTTAGATATGGCAAGATTGCTAGGTGA
- the LOC130723108 gene encoding uncharacterized protein LOC130723108 isoform X1, giving the protein MTQHTVEFEECSADRPAKISKIEHPIPIDGDEEEGMSQKQRIQRYLLAIEYIGTRFSGSQKQLTCRTVVGVLEEAFCKFLSQPVSVTCSSRTDAGVHALSNVCHVDIQRISKRRPGELLTPHEPSVVRKAVNHFLQKHDNDLMVIDVRCVPSDFHARYKAQERTYFYRLLSGPEPLSAFEKERAWHVPEDLNLSAMQEACRVLVGCHDFSSFRAAGCQAKSPIRTLDELSVSEVIPSPNFPSLMDRERQNKVSGDPQGCHRKSEADIPLTVTSEDVGFGKRRQHRCLVVTARARSFLYHQVRLLVGVLKAVGTGNLTIPDVERILNAKTVTATSPMAPACGLYLGEVKYDLPSS; this is encoded by the exons ATGACTCAGCATACGGTGGAATTTGAAGAGTGTAGTGCTGATAGACCCGCTAAGATATCCAAAATCGAGCATCCTATTCCTATTGACGGCGACGAAGAAGAAGGGATGAGCCAAAAGCAAAGGATCCAACGCTATCTGTTAGCAATCGAGTATATTGGAACTCGCTTCTCTGGTTCACAGAAGCAGCTCACTTGCCGTACTGTCGTCGGTGTTCTTGAGGAAGCTTTCTGTAAATTTCTCTCCCAACCAGTCTCTGTCACTTGTTCAAGTCGAACT GATGCTGGAGTGCATGCCTTGTCTAATGTTTGTCATGTAGACATTCAACGGATCAGCAAAAGAAGGCCTGGCGAACTG TTAACACCTCATGAACCTTCTGTGGTTCGAAAGGCTGTCAACCATTTCTTACAG AAGCATGACAATGACTTAATGGTTATTGATGTTCGATGTGTACCATCAGACTTTCATGCCAGATATAAAGCACAAGAGCGCAC ATACTTCTATCGCTTGCTGTCTGGGCCAGAGCCTTTGTCAGCCTTTGAGAAAGAACGAGCATGGCATGTACCTGAGGACCTTAATCTTTCAGCTATGCAG GAAGCATGCAGGGTTCTTGTTGGGTGCCATGATTTTAGTTCCTTCAGGGCAGCTGGTTGTCAG GCAAAATCACCAATTAGAACTTTAGATGAACTCAGTGTCAGTGAGGTAATACCAAGTCCAAATTTTCCGTCTTTAATGGATAGAGAACGCCAAAATAAAGTCAGTGGTGATCCTCAAGGCTGCCACAGAAAATCTGAAGCTGACATTCCACTAACGGTAACTAGTGAAGATGTAGGATTTGGTAAAAGAAGGCAACATCGTTGCTTAGTGGTAACAGCTCGTGCACGTTCTTTTCTTTACCATCAG GTTAGGCTTCTTGTTGGTGTTCTTAAAGCTGTCGGCACAGGAAACTTGACAATTCCAGACG TTGAAAGAATTCTGAATGCGAAGACGGTTACAGCCACAAGTCCAATGGCTCCCGCATGTGGTCTCTACCTGGGAGAAGTGAAATATGATCTACCAAGTTCGTAG
- the LOC130723108 gene encoding uncharacterized protein LOC130723108 isoform X2, whose product MTQHTVEFEECSADRPAKISKIEHPIPIDGDEEEGMSQKQRIQRYLLAIEYIGTRFSGSQKQLTCRTVVGVLEEAFCKFLSQPVSVTCSSRTDAGVHALSNVCHVDIQRISKRRPGELLTPHEPSVVRKAVNHFLQHDNDLMVIDVRCVPSDFHARYKAQERTYFYRLLSGPEPLSAFEKERAWHVPEDLNLSAMQEACRVLVGCHDFSSFRAAGCQAKSPIRTLDELSVSEVIPSPNFPSLMDRERQNKVSGDPQGCHRKSEADIPLTVTSEDVGFGKRRQHRCLVVTARARSFLYHQVRLLVGVLKAVGTGNLTIPDVERILNAKTVTATSPMAPACGLYLGEVKYDLPSS is encoded by the exons ATGACTCAGCATACGGTGGAATTTGAAGAGTGTAGTGCTGATAGACCCGCTAAGATATCCAAAATCGAGCATCCTATTCCTATTGACGGCGACGAAGAAGAAGGGATGAGCCAAAAGCAAAGGATCCAACGCTATCTGTTAGCAATCGAGTATATTGGAACTCGCTTCTCTGGTTCACAGAAGCAGCTCACTTGCCGTACTGTCGTCGGTGTTCTTGAGGAAGCTTTCTGTAAATTTCTCTCCCAACCAGTCTCTGTCACTTGTTCAAGTCGAACT GATGCTGGAGTGCATGCCTTGTCTAATGTTTGTCATGTAGACATTCAACGGATCAGCAAAAGAAGGCCTGGCGAACTG TTAACACCTCATGAACCTTCTGTGGTTCGAAAGGCTGTCAACCATTTCTTACAG CATGACAATGACTTAATGGTTATTGATGTTCGATGTGTACCATCAGACTTTCATGCCAGATATAAAGCACAAGAGCGCAC ATACTTCTATCGCTTGCTGTCTGGGCCAGAGCCTTTGTCAGCCTTTGAGAAAGAACGAGCATGGCATGTACCTGAGGACCTTAATCTTTCAGCTATGCAG GAAGCATGCAGGGTTCTTGTTGGGTGCCATGATTTTAGTTCCTTCAGGGCAGCTGGTTGTCAG GCAAAATCACCAATTAGAACTTTAGATGAACTCAGTGTCAGTGAGGTAATACCAAGTCCAAATTTTCCGTCTTTAATGGATAGAGAACGCCAAAATAAAGTCAGTGGTGATCCTCAAGGCTGCCACAGAAAATCTGAAGCTGACATTCCACTAACGGTAACTAGTGAAGATGTAGGATTTGGTAAAAGAAGGCAACATCGTTGCTTAGTGGTAACAGCTCGTGCACGTTCTTTTCTTTACCATCAG GTTAGGCTTCTTGTTGGTGTTCTTAAAGCTGTCGGCACAGGAAACTTGACAATTCCAGACG TTGAAAGAATTCTGAATGCGAAGACGGTTACAGCCACAAGTCCAATGGCTCCCGCATGTGGTCTCTACCTGGGAGAAGTGAAATATGATCTACCAAGTTCGTAG
- the LOC130723543 gene encoding pentatricopeptide repeat-containing protein At1g26900, mitochondrial-like isoform X2, translating to MHGITNTTLALLNSCKNTSDICQLHARMVKTALTNVPFTLSKLLYASILDMDYAASIFSHIQTPNLFMFNTMLRGYSISHYPNKALPIFNQLRNQRSELDRFSFVAVLKACGRGSHVSFGQGVHGIAVRSGNGMFVDVKNTLLRFYCVWRRIEDAHKLFDEFPEGNDLVSWNTLMGGCLVVSQPNLVFDLFRKMCWSGLRASAATVVILLPAAGDRGDFVVGKSLHGYCIQIGLSSHLNVLTALIDMYAKIGRVHWGRKIFDGLVEKDVVLWNCLIGNYARNGLVGEAVYLLQQMRIQGMKTNSSTFVGLLSACPASESIHLVRHVTSFIEEEKLQLDAVLGTALVDMCAKCGFLDEAMGIFERMEDKDVKSWTAMISGHGVHGQPTKAIRLFNRMENEGFKPNGVTFLAILTACSHGGLVIEGMYIFKHMVQEFGFSPHIEHYGCLIDLLGRAGMLHEAYKLIKSLPIKGDATAWRTLLSACRVYGDVKLAEYVKDVINNIYAAHPTDSLLISSTYAAAGRISDLIPMQEIKQTNVVVENYGLHEKKGGSTVKEAGLSWVVIDN from the coding sequence ATGCATGGCATCACAAACACCACTCTTGCATTGTTGAACTCGTGCAAAAACACCTCTGATATTTGTCAACTTCATGCTCGCATGGTTAAGACCGCTCTCACCAACGTTCCTTTCACTCTCAGCAAGCTTCTCTATGCTTCCATTCTCGACATGGACTATGCAGCTTCCATTTTCAGCCACATTCAAACCCCCAATCTTTTCATGTTCAACACAATGCTCAGAGGCTATTCAATCAGTCATTACCCCAATAAAGCTTTGCCCATTTTCAATCAACTCAGGAATCAGAGGAGTGAGCTTGACCGGTTCTCTTTCGTTGCGGTTCTCAAAGCATGTGGTCGAGGTTCTCATGTTAGTTTTGGCCAAGGGGTCCATGGGATTGCAGTGAGGTCTGGGAATGGGATGTTTGTTGATGTTAAGAATACCCTTTTGCGTTTTTATTGTGTTTGGAGAAGAATTGAAGATGCACATAAGCTGTTTGATGAGTTTCCTGAAGGAAATGACTTAGTCTCTTGGAACACTTTGATGGGTGGGTGTCTTGTTGTTTCTCAGCCTAATTTGGTTTTTGATTTGTTTAGGAAGATGTGTTGGAGTGGGCTTAGAGCTAGTGCTGCCACCGTCGTGATCCTTTTGCCAGCAGCCGGTGATAGAGGGGACTTTGTTGTTGGGAAGTCCCTCCATGGTTACTGTATCCAAATTGGACTTAGTTCTCATTTGAATGTTCTTACTGCATTGATAGATATGTATGCGAAAATTGGTCGTGTGCATTGGGGGCGTAAGATTTTCGATGGTCTTGTTGAAAAGGATGTTGTCTTATGGAATTGTTTAATAGGAAATTATGCAAGGAATGGTTTGGTAGGAGAAGCGGTGTATTTATTACAGCAAATGAGAATTCAAGGAATGAAAACTAATTCTTCTACCTTTGTGGGGCTGCTTTCAGCTTGCCCTGCATCCGAATCTATACATCTAGTTCGTCACGTTACTAGTTTTATTGAAGAGGAGAAACTACAACTGGATGCAGTTCTGGGAACAGCTCTTGTTGATATGTGTGCTAAATGTGGCTTTCTAGATGAGGCTATGGGCATATTTGAGAGGATGGAAGATAAAGATGTGAAATCTTGGACAGCCATGATTTCAGGTCATGGAGTTCATGGCCAGCCAACTAAGGCCATTAGGCTTTTCAATAGGATGGAGAACGAGGGGTTTAAACCAAATGGAGTCACCTTTTTGGCAATTCTGACTGCTTGTAGTCATGGAGGACTTGTAATTGAGGGGATGTATATTTTTAAGCACATGGTTCAGGAATTTGGCTTTTCGCCACATATTGAGCATTATGGATGTCTTATTGATCTCTTGGGTCGAGCAGGGATGCTACATGAAGCATATAAACTAATCAAGAGCTTGCCAATTAAGGGTGATGCTACTGCATGGCGTACACTGCTTTCTGCTTGCCGAGTCTATGGAGATGTTAAATTGGCGGAGTATGTAAAAGATGTCATAAACAACATTTATGCAGCGCATCCTACAGATTCCCTCCTCATTTCTAGCACTTATGCAGCTGCTGGAAGAATCTCAGATCTTATACCAATGCaagaaataaaacaaacaaatgTTGTAGTAGAAAATTATGGGTTACATGAAAAAAAGGGAGGAAGTACAGTAAAGGAAGCTGGACTCAGCTGGGTTGTAATTGATAATTAG
- the LOC130723543 gene encoding pentatricopeptide repeat-containing protein At1g26900, mitochondrial-like isoform X1, with translation MLPRLHKISGSATAYDNINMHGITNTTLALLNSCKNTSDICQLHARMVKTALTNVPFTLSKLLYASILDMDYAASIFSHIQTPNLFMFNTMLRGYSISHYPNKALPIFNQLRNQRSELDRFSFVAVLKACGRGSHVSFGQGVHGIAVRSGNGMFVDVKNTLLRFYCVWRRIEDAHKLFDEFPEGNDLVSWNTLMGGCLVVSQPNLVFDLFRKMCWSGLRASAATVVILLPAAGDRGDFVVGKSLHGYCIQIGLSSHLNVLTALIDMYAKIGRVHWGRKIFDGLVEKDVVLWNCLIGNYARNGLVGEAVYLLQQMRIQGMKTNSSTFVGLLSACPASESIHLVRHVTSFIEEEKLQLDAVLGTALVDMCAKCGFLDEAMGIFERMEDKDVKSWTAMISGHGVHGQPTKAIRLFNRMENEGFKPNGVTFLAILTACSHGGLVIEGMYIFKHMVQEFGFSPHIEHYGCLIDLLGRAGMLHEAYKLIKSLPIKGDATAWRTLLSACRVYGDVKLAEYVKDVINNIYAAHPTDSLLISSTYAAAGRISDLIPMQEIKQTNVVVENYGLHEKKGGSTVKEAGLSWVVIDN, from the coding sequence ATGTTGCCCAGGCTCCACAAAATttctggatccgccactgcctACGACAACATCAACATGCATGGCATCACAAACACCACTCTTGCATTGTTGAACTCGTGCAAAAACACCTCTGATATTTGTCAACTTCATGCTCGCATGGTTAAGACCGCTCTCACCAACGTTCCTTTCACTCTCAGCAAGCTTCTCTATGCTTCCATTCTCGACATGGACTATGCAGCTTCCATTTTCAGCCACATTCAAACCCCCAATCTTTTCATGTTCAACACAATGCTCAGAGGCTATTCAATCAGTCATTACCCCAATAAAGCTTTGCCCATTTTCAATCAACTCAGGAATCAGAGGAGTGAGCTTGACCGGTTCTCTTTCGTTGCGGTTCTCAAAGCATGTGGTCGAGGTTCTCATGTTAGTTTTGGCCAAGGGGTCCATGGGATTGCAGTGAGGTCTGGGAATGGGATGTTTGTTGATGTTAAGAATACCCTTTTGCGTTTTTATTGTGTTTGGAGAAGAATTGAAGATGCACATAAGCTGTTTGATGAGTTTCCTGAAGGAAATGACTTAGTCTCTTGGAACACTTTGATGGGTGGGTGTCTTGTTGTTTCTCAGCCTAATTTGGTTTTTGATTTGTTTAGGAAGATGTGTTGGAGTGGGCTTAGAGCTAGTGCTGCCACCGTCGTGATCCTTTTGCCAGCAGCCGGTGATAGAGGGGACTTTGTTGTTGGGAAGTCCCTCCATGGTTACTGTATCCAAATTGGACTTAGTTCTCATTTGAATGTTCTTACTGCATTGATAGATATGTATGCGAAAATTGGTCGTGTGCATTGGGGGCGTAAGATTTTCGATGGTCTTGTTGAAAAGGATGTTGTCTTATGGAATTGTTTAATAGGAAATTATGCAAGGAATGGTTTGGTAGGAGAAGCGGTGTATTTATTACAGCAAATGAGAATTCAAGGAATGAAAACTAATTCTTCTACCTTTGTGGGGCTGCTTTCAGCTTGCCCTGCATCCGAATCTATACATCTAGTTCGTCACGTTACTAGTTTTATTGAAGAGGAGAAACTACAACTGGATGCAGTTCTGGGAACAGCTCTTGTTGATATGTGTGCTAAATGTGGCTTTCTAGATGAGGCTATGGGCATATTTGAGAGGATGGAAGATAAAGATGTGAAATCTTGGACAGCCATGATTTCAGGTCATGGAGTTCATGGCCAGCCAACTAAGGCCATTAGGCTTTTCAATAGGATGGAGAACGAGGGGTTTAAACCAAATGGAGTCACCTTTTTGGCAATTCTGACTGCTTGTAGTCATGGAGGACTTGTAATTGAGGGGATGTATATTTTTAAGCACATGGTTCAGGAATTTGGCTTTTCGCCACATATTGAGCATTATGGATGTCTTATTGATCTCTTGGGTCGAGCAGGGATGCTACATGAAGCATATAAACTAATCAAGAGCTTGCCAATTAAGGGTGATGCTACTGCATGGCGTACACTGCTTTCTGCTTGCCGAGTCTATGGAGATGTTAAATTGGCGGAGTATGTAAAAGATGTCATAAACAACATTTATGCAGCGCATCCTACAGATTCCCTCCTCATTTCTAGCACTTATGCAGCTGCTGGAAGAATCTCAGATCTTATACCAATGCaagaaataaaacaaacaaatgTTGTAGTAGAAAATTATGGGTTACATGAAAAAAAGGGAGGAAGTACAGTAAAGGAAGCTGGACTCAGCTGGGTTGTAATTGATAATTAG
- the LOC130725826 gene encoding uncharacterized protein LOC130725826 — MVNRGEAVREGSGEALQLFHPCYLASLRVFLEKERAWHVPEDLNLSAMQEACRVLVGCHDFSSFRAAGCQAKSPIRTLDELSVSEVIPSPNFPSLMDRERQNKVSGDPQGCHRKSEADIPLTVTSEDVGFGKRRQHRCLVVTARARSFLYHQVRLLVGVLKAVGTGNLTIPDVERILNAKTVTATSPMAPACGLYLGEVKYDLPSS; from the exons ATGGTGAACAGAGGTGAAGCCGTGCGTGAAGGAAGTGGTGAAGCC CTCCAGCTCTTTCATCCTTGTTACCTTGCCAGCCTTAGGGTATTTCTTGAGAAAGAACGAGCATGGCATGTACCTGAGGACCTTAATCTTTCAGCTATGCAG GAAGCATGCAGGGTTCTTGTTGGGTGCCATGATTTTAGTTCCTTCAGGGCAGCTGGTTGTCAG GCAAAATCACCAATTAGAACTTTAGATGAACTCAGTGTCAGTGAGGTAATACCAAGTCCAAATTTTCCGTCTTTAATGGATAGAGAACGCCAAAATAAAGTCAGTGGTGATCCTCAAGGCTGCCACAGAAAATCTGAAGCTGACATTCCACTAACGGTAACTAGTGAAGATGTAGGATTTGGTAAAAGAAGGCAACATCGTTGCTTAGTGGTAACAGCTCGTGCACGTTCTTTTCTTTACCATCAG GTTAGGCTTCTTGTTGGTGTTCTTAAAGCTGTCGGCACAGGAAACTTGACAATTCCAGACG TTGAAAGAATTCTGAATGCGAAGACGGTTACAGCCACAAGTCCAATGGCTCCCGCATGTGGTCTCTACCTGGGAGAAGTGAAATATGATCTACCAAGTTCGTAG
- the LOC130722824 gene encoding uncharacterized protein LOC130722824, with protein MKRKRGHKKGMPKKKEETDEYKDNSGMEVDTPSSDLANINPDGSKKSVGRVKVKLRAPNLLDSQPTSSDESSHQHAKLGAPSIRPGTGSIKIKSSKALGLNADKPFSETNPRYNKHQLDTSLTIIRKVMKMEAAEPFNVPVNPQALGIPDYFDIIDMPMDFGTICSNLEKNDKYMNSEDVYRDVQYIWDNCYKYNNKGDYILDLMKRVKKNFMKYWAAAGLYSEPPKGAKGAEKTSEDIALSDGKAGKAAQLKQKKKKRHGRHHKHDCLCAICVLKRRRKEREREENAQITKGNFATGGDKHAKEFKQEEPMLVESPGGEDSSSNTDESLGSDGDAGVDKGEVAKMEISEKQRSPSEGKHETVDVDDDNDDEDNHDVEEDEEEEDEDEEEIEMDSQKREMDDTLKHGGTLAEKSNVGDATVLHDEYKTMQQEGQAAIVQQQKKHKDSQDKHQKAKLLESLCVENPKLSSLCGILFPNNSQSVWSGPHSLLHQRNSACASSIHAAIGTFME; from the exons ATGAAGCGCAAGCGCGGGCATAAGAAAGGGATgccaaagaagaaagaagaaaccgATGAGTATAAAGATAACTCTGGAATGGAAGTTGACACACCTTCTTCCGATCTTGCTAACATAAACCCTGATGGTTCCAAGAAGTCTGTTGGCCGCGTTAAGGTCAAGCTCAGGGCACCAAACTTGTTGGACTCCCAACCAACCTCATCTGATGAGAGTAGCCACCAACATGCAAAATTAGGGGCTCCTTCAATCAGACCTGGTACTGGTAGCATCAAAATTAAGTCTTCAAAGGCTTTGGGATTAAATGCTGACAAACCTTTCTCAGAAACAAATCCCCGATATAATAAGCACCAATTGGATACTTCCTTAACG ATTATAAGGAAGGTAATGAAAATGGAGGCTGCTGAACCCTTCAATGTCCCTGTTAACCCTCAAGCTCTGGGAATTCCT GACTATTTCGATATCATAGACATGCCAATGGATTTTGGAACCATATGCAGCAATCTTGAAAAGAATGACAAGTATATGAATTCAGAGGATGTCTATAGGGATGTTCAGTACATTTGGGACAACTGCTATAAGTATAACAATAAGGGTGACTATATCTTGGATCTTATGAAGCGAGTAAAGAAGAACTTCATGAAGTACTGGGCTGCTGCTGGGTTATACAGTGAACCGCCAAAAGGGGCGAAAG GTGCTGAGAAGACTTCGGAAGATATTGCACTGTCTGATGGAAAAGCGGGGAAGGCTGCTCAACTTaagcagaagaaaaaaaagcgCCATGG AAGACACCATAAACATGACTGTTTATGCGCTATTTGTGTGCTAAAGCGCCGTAGGAAGGAACGGGAACGGGAGGAGAATGCTCAGATTACTAAAGGCAATTTTGCAACTGGTGGTGACAAGCACGCTAAAGAGTTTAAGCAAGAG GAACCAATGCTTGTAGAGAGCCCTGGTGGCGAGGATTCATCGTCAAATACGGATGAATCACTGGGTTCTGATGGAGATGCCGGGGTAGACAAAGGAGAGGTGGCAAAGATGGAGATTAGTGAGAAGCAGCGTAGCCCTTCTGAGGGAAAGCATGAAACAGTAGACGTTGATGATGATAACGATGATGAAGACAACCATGATGTGgaggaagatgaggaggaggaagatgaagatgaggaagagATTGAAATGGACAGTCAGAAGAGAGAGATGGATGATACTTTAAAGCATGGTGGAACCTTGGCAGAGAAATCGAATGTTGGAGATGCAACTGTTcttcatgatgaatataaaacAATGCAACAAGAAGGGCAAGCTGCAATTGTTCAGCAACAGAAGAAGCACAAG GACTCACAAGATAAACATCAGAAGGCTAAGCTGCTTGAGAGCTTATGTGTTGAAAACCCGAAACTTTCAAGCTTGTGTGGGATTCTCTTCCCCAATAATAGTCAGTCTGTGTGGAGTGGACCACACTCCCTATTGCATCAAAGAAATTCTGCTTGTGCTAGTTCAATTCATGCGGCTATTGGGACTTTCATGGAGTAG